The Panacibacter microcysteis genome includes a window with the following:
- the sucD gene encoding succinate--CoA ligase subunit alpha, with protein sequence MSVLVNKNSKIIVQGFTGTEGTFHAGQMIEYGTNVVGGVTPGKGGSTHLDKPVFNTVADAVKNTGANVSIIFVPPAFAADAIMEAADASIALVVCITEGIPVQDMVKVKDYLRGKSTRLIGPNCPGVITAGEAKVGIMPGFIFKPGKIGIVSKSGTLTYEAADQVVKAGLGITTAIGIGGDPIIGTTTKEAVELLMNDADTDGIIMIGEIGGGMEAEAARWIKENGTKPVVGFIAGQTAPPGRRMGHAGAIIGGADDTAAAKMKIMAECGIHVVASPADIGKTMAEALKK encoded by the coding sequence ATGTCAGTATTAGTGAATAAAAATTCGAAGATCATTGTACAGGGTTTTACCGGTACAGAAGGAACTTTCCATGCAGGCCAGATGATAGAGTACGGAACAAATGTAGTAGGTGGTGTTACACCTGGCAAAGGTGGCAGTACACATCTGGATAAACCGGTATTCAATACTGTGGCAGATGCGGTAAAAAATACCGGCGCAAACGTAAGCATCATATTTGTACCACCGGCTTTTGCTGCCGATGCAATTATGGAAGCAGCCGATGCCAGTATAGCATTGGTGGTTTGTATAACAGAAGGTATTCCTGTGCAGGATATGGTGAAAGTAAAAGATTACCTGCGTGGTAAATCTACAAGATTGATCGGCCCCAACTGTCCCGGCGTTATCACCGCCGGCGAGGCTAAAGTGGGTATTATGCCTGGCTTCATTTTCAAACCAGGTAAAATCGGTATCGTTTCAAAATCCGGCACCCTTACATACGAGGCCGCAGACCAGGTTGTAAAGGCGGGCCTGGGTATTACTACAGCAATCGGTATTGGTGGCGATCCTATTATTGGAACCACCACAAAGGAGGCTGTTGAATTACTTATGAATGATGCTGATACAGACGGAATTATTATGATTGGAGAGATCGGTGGCGGTATGGAAGCTGAGGCTGCCCGCTGGATAAAAGAAAATGGCACCAAACCGGTTGTTGGTTTCATTGCCGGTCAAACTGCACCTCCAGGCCGCAGAATGGGACATGCCGGCGCTATCATTGGTGGTGCAGATGATACAGCTGCAGCTAAAATGAAGATCATGGCTGAGTGTGGCATTCATGTGGTGGCAAGCCCTGCAGATATTGGTAAAACCATGGCAGAAGCGCTAAAAAAGTAA
- the epsC gene encoding serine O-acetyltransferase EpsC yields MEYPGYILTRHLPSVKEINTFTDELMAYLFPVTDEPDMFIEHHESMMYKLKEHFMRLLQSVDTGDKLNKDAVADQLFAALAGIKDLLLKDANLILDFDPAASSLEEVILSYPGFYAIMVHRLAHVIYKAKVPLIPRFMSEWAHSKTGIDINPGATIGSPFFIDHGTGVVIGETAKIGNNVKIYQSVTLGAMAVRKEDAQVKRHPTIEDNVIIYAGSTILGGNTSIGHDSIIGGNTWVTQSVPPFSVVYHKNQTIVNDRKDFEEPLNFII; encoded by the coding sequence ATGGAATACCCCGGCTATATTCTTACAAGGCACCTGCCATCGGTTAAAGAGATCAACACATTTACAGATGAATTAATGGCTTATTTGTTTCCGGTAACGGATGAGCCGGATATGTTTATTGAGCACCACGAAAGCATGATGTATAAACTGAAAGAACATTTTATGCGGCTGCTTCAATCAGTAGATACCGGCGACAAGCTTAACAAGGATGCCGTGGCAGATCAGTTATTTGCAGCGTTGGCAGGCATTAAAGATCTGCTGCTGAAAGATGCCAACCTTATTCTTGATTTTGACCCCGCAGCCAGCTCGCTGGAAGAGGTGATTCTTTCTTACCCCGGCTTTTATGCTATCATGGTACATCGCCTGGCGCATGTTATTTATAAAGCAAAAGTGCCGCTTATTCCGCGGTTTATGAGCGAATGGGCACATAGTAAAACTGGTATTGATATCAATCCCGGTGCTACAATTGGTTCACCATTTTTTATTGATCACGGAACAGGTGTTGTAATTGGTGAAACTGCAAAAATTGGCAACAACGTAAAAATATACCAGAGTGTAACACTGGGTGCCATGGCCGTACGCAAAGAAGATGCACAGGTAAAGCGCCACCCTACCATAGAAGATAATGTGATCATTTATGCCGGTAGTACCATATTGGGTGGTAATACAAGTATTGGGCACGACAGCATCATTGGCGGTAATACCTGGGTTACGCAAAGTGTACCGCCCTTTAGTGTGGTGTACCATAAAAACCAGACGATCGTTAACGACCGCAAAGATTTTGAAGAGCCGTTGAATTTTATCATATAA
- a CDS encoding DUF5686 family protein → MALKKKLGLIILLLTAYVNIIHAQSKTLSGIVLDKQSDEPIPYASVVFKVSGRGMITDSAGKFSFSLNTWPAGDTLQVLNVGYKIAEIPVALLKDSASVTIYIEVEAPKNEAVVKAKYNRALWFWRKIISKKPVNDRSNYSNFGYEVYNKLELDLNKVNRDKLERNFALKPLKFAFDYTDTSSEKDPFLPVYLTETISDYYYEKKPYRTREVIKATNASGFNNESWMKQLGATYQNVNVYSNLIPVLDKSFISPFSDNADNYYNFKLLDTQYLGGRRLVHFQFKPKHVGENTFEGDSWIHDTTFAVQKVTLRPALDANINFVTGLTLIQEYKLVSDSSWFLYKDKFVVDIAPVGANRLGFKGRKTTTYRNVLINSSTVINELNKGKSNEEIILVPNTTDLPDSFWVQHRFEPLNKNEQNIYKLLDTLENNKTFLFYKNSIDFLTTGTKYIGNYVIGPWYYWFSGNRWEGTRVRFDLSTNRGFSQHWYLHGYLAYGFTDKKYKGQAEIKYQFSRKPWSYLLASYKSDLDNGQVVYDQLGSDNVFAVFARKPNVPFKFQQITEKKLEYFTETNKNFSVGLTLSSRQYKALLNLPGKDAFPTTDGEPLNSFETRLRLRYAYQERFLESNFDRSSFGSQYPIVQLVFTHGFSGVLNSSYDYNKIDLSISDYLKIPPYGTLRYNFFAGKVFGTLPYQMLVHQPGNEWYYYSYHSFNLMNRFEYLTDRYAGFNIEHNIGSGLFRYIPITRKLKLRQFWEVKGVAGNLSNANKQLNFVTGAPFKSLDGNLYMEVGTGIDNILKFFRIDFIWRVLPRPLPDVKQQRFGVFGGFRFTL, encoded by the coding sequence ATGGCATTGAAGAAAAAGCTGGGTTTGATTATTTTGTTGCTAACGGCGTATGTAAACATCATTCATGCGCAGTCGAAGACATTGAGCGGAATTGTATTGGATAAGCAAAGTGATGAGCCTATACCTTATGCATCTGTGGTGTTTAAGGTTAGCGGCCGCGGTATGATAACGGATTCTGCAGGGAAATTTTCCTTCTCATTAAACACATGGCCTGCAGGCGACACACTGCAGGTACTCAACGTTGGTTATAAAATAGCTGAAATCCCCGTTGCACTGCTGAAAGATTCTGCATCTGTTACCATTTATATAGAAGTTGAGGCACCCAAAAATGAGGCTGTTGTAAAAGCCAAATACAACAGGGCGCTCTGGTTCTGGCGAAAAATCATTTCAAAGAAACCAGTTAATGACCGTTCCAACTACAGCAACTTTGGCTATGAAGTGTACAACAAGCTCGAACTGGATCTTAATAAAGTAAACAGGGATAAACTGGAACGGAACTTTGCACTAAAGCCGCTGAAATTCGCTTTTGACTATACCGACACGTCTTCTGAAAAAGACCCTTTTTTGCCGGTTTACCTTACTGAAACAATCTCTGATTATTATTACGAGAAAAAACCTTACCGTACAAGAGAAGTAATCAAGGCCACCAATGCAAGCGGGTTCAACAACGAAAGCTGGATGAAACAACTGGGTGCAACCTACCAGAATGTAAATGTGTACAGCAACCTTATTCCTGTGCTGGATAAATCTTTTATTTCGCCTTTCAGTGATAATGCAGACAACTATTACAACTTCAAATTACTCGATACACAATACCTGGGCGGCCGAAGGCTGGTGCATTTTCAATTTAAACCTAAACATGTAGGTGAGAATACTTTTGAAGGTGATAGCTGGATACATGATACAACATTTGCGGTGCAGAAAGTTACCCTGCGGCCGGCACTCGATGCAAACATCAACTTTGTTACGGGGCTTACATTGATACAGGAGTATAAACTGGTAAGCGATTCTTCGTGGTTTTTGTATAAAGACAAGTTCGTGGTTGATATTGCTCCGGTTGGTGCCAACCGCCTCGGTTTTAAAGGAAGAAAAACCACCACCTACAGAAATGTGTTGATCAACAGCAGCACAGTGATCAACGAACTAAATAAAGGTAAAAGCAATGAAGAGATCATCCTCGTTCCAAATACCACAGACCTGCCAGATTCTTTTTGGGTGCAGCACCGTTTCGAGCCCCTCAACAAAAACGAACAAAACATTTATAAACTGCTCGATACACTCGAGAACAATAAAACTTTTCTTTTCTATAAAAATTCAATAGACTTTCTTACCACCGGTACAAAGTATATTGGCAATTATGTTATTGGTCCATGGTATTACTGGTTTTCCGGCAACAGGTGGGAGGGTACAAGGGTACGTTTCGATCTGTCTACCAATCGTGGTTTTAGCCAGCACTGGTATTTGCACGGTTACCTGGCTTATGGGTTTACAGATAAAAAATACAAAGGCCAGGCTGAAATAAAGTACCAGTTTAGCCGAAAGCCATGGAGCTACCTGCTTGCCTCTTACAAAAGTGATCTGGATAATGGCCAGGTTGTGTACGACCAGCTGGGCAGCGATAACGTATTTGCTGTATTTGCACGTAAACCCAATGTGCCATTTAAATTTCAGCAGATAACAGAAAAGAAACTCGAGTATTTTACCGAAACCAATAAGAATTTCTCCGTTGGGTTAACGCTTTCCAGCAGGCAATACAAAGCATTGCTCAATCTGCCTGGCAAGGACGCTTTTCCCACAACTGATGGCGAGCCGCTTAACTCTTTTGAAACACGTCTCAGGTTACGATATGCATACCAGGAGCGTTTCCTGGAAAGCAATTTTGATCGTTCCAGTTTTGGCAGCCAGTACCCCATTGTGCAACTAGTCTTCACACATGGCTTCAGCGGCGTACTCAACAGCAGCTACGATTATAATAAAATCGATCTGAGTATTTCTGATTACCTCAAAATTCCGCCATACGGCACACTGCGTTACAATTTCTTTGCGGGCAAAGTATTTGGTACGCTGCCTTACCAGATGCTGGTACACCAGCCGGGCAATGAGTGGTACTACTACAGTTATCATTCATTCAATCTCATGAACCGTTTTGAATACCTTACCGACCGCTATGCTGGCTTTAATATCGAGCACAATATTGGCAGTGGACTGTTCAGGTACATACCCATTACACGTAAACTTAAACTCAGGCAGTTTTGGGAGGTAAAAGGGGTTGCAGGCAATCTTAGCAATGCCAATAAGCAGCTCAATTTTGTTACCGGTGCGCCATTCAAATCGCTCGACGGCAACCTTTATATGGAGGTGGGAACCGGTATTGATAATATCCTCAAATTCTTCCGCATCGATTTTATATGGCGTGTGTTGCCACGGCCTCTGCCGGATGTGAAACAGCAACGTTTTGGTGTTTTCGGCGGCTTCAGGTTTACATTGTAA
- a CDS encoding 23S rRNA (pseudouridine(1915)-N(3))-methyltransferase RlmH: MKILLCSTGKAHEPYIKHGVEDFTHRIGKYFAAGWQVIAPPKNAAALSDNELKKQEAKAILQVLSKDDYLILLDERGTQLSSPDLANLLQQRANERSKRLVFLIGGAFGVDATVNDRANFTWSLSKLVFPHMLVRLILAEQVYRACTILKNEKYHHS, encoded by the coding sequence ATGAAAATATTATTGTGTTCTACAGGCAAAGCGCATGAGCCTTATATAAAACACGGCGTGGAAGATTTCACCCATCGCATCGGCAAGTATTTCGCTGCCGGGTGGCAGGTTATTGCACCGCCGAAAAATGCTGCCGCATTGTCTGACAACGAACTGAAAAAACAGGAGGCGAAAGCAATACTCCAGGTTCTTTCAAAAGATGATTATTTAATTCTCCTCGATGAGCGTGGCACGCAACTTTCTTCGCCCGATTTGGCAAACTTACTACAGCAACGCGCCAATGAGCGCAGTAAAAGACTGGTATTCCTTATCGGTGGCGCATTTGGTGTAGACGCCACCGTAAACGACCGCGCAAATTTTACCTGGAGCCTCTCCAAGCTTGTTTTTCCACATATGCTGGTAAGGCTTATCCTCGCAGAACAGGTGTATCGTGCATGTACAATTTTAAAGAACGAAAAGTATCACCATTCATAA
- the tilS gene encoding tRNA lysidine(34) synthetase TilS translates to MLLPRFLHFLKEQFHLQPAQTTLLLAVSGGIDSVVLTDLCAKAGFDFLIAHVNFQLRGAESDRDETFVRSLQTKYNKKVFVQKFDTAAYAAEYKLSIQEAARNLRYEWFASLLKKELPAGSKLATAHNANDNIETLLMHFFRGTGLHGLTGMPVNDTSRHIIRPLLFAKRNDVVVYAQDNNLTWVEDSSNSTDKYTRNYFRLQLLPAIKEVFSNVEDNLLANIQRFSEAEDLYMQAVKLHKAKLPEQKGNEWHVPILKWQKAQPLQTITWEIIRDFGFGSAQVNEVLKLFTASNGSFITSDTHRIIRNRQWLIIAPVQNEIAANIVIGQLTGPIHFEHGVLLFGQVTKPQSVTQTTALAVNVDAALLKLPLLLRKWKQGDYFYPLGMQKKKKLGKFFIDNKLSKTEKEKVWVIESDKRIVWVIGYRIDDRFKITTHTKTAVSIAFEPRT, encoded by the coding sequence ATGTTATTACCAAGGTTCCTGCATTTTCTAAAAGAGCAGTTTCATTTGCAGCCCGCACAAACAACATTACTGCTGGCCGTAAGCGGTGGCATAGACAGCGTTGTATTAACCGATCTGTGTGCTAAAGCAGGATTTGATTTTCTTATTGCGCATGTTAATTTTCAACTGCGTGGCGCGGAAAGCGACAGAGATGAAACCTTTGTACGATCGTTACAGACGAAGTACAATAAAAAGGTATTTGTACAGAAATTCGATACCGCAGCGTACGCTGCAGAATACAAACTATCTATACAGGAAGCAGCCCGCAACCTGCGTTACGAATGGTTTGCATCACTGCTGAAAAAAGAGCTGCCTGCAGGTTCAAAACTTGCAACTGCGCACAATGCAAATGATAATATTGAAACGCTGCTCATGCATTTTTTTCGCGGAACGGGTTTGCATGGTTTAACAGGTATGCCTGTAAACGATACCAGCAGGCACATAATACGCCCCTTGCTGTTTGCCAAACGAAACGATGTTGTTGTTTATGCGCAGGATAACAATTTAACATGGGTAGAAGACTCTTCCAACTCCACAGATAAATACACCCGCAACTATTTTCGGTTGCAGCTTTTGCCCGCCATTAAAGAGGTTTTTTCCAACGTAGAAGATAACCTGCTGGCAAACATTCAGCGTTTTAGCGAGGCTGAAGATCTTTATATGCAGGCTGTAAAGCTGCACAAAGCAAAACTGCCGGAGCAAAAGGGTAATGAATGGCATGTACCAATATTGAAATGGCAAAAGGCACAACCGCTGCAAACCATTACCTGGGAAATTATCAGGGACTTCGGTTTTGGCAGTGCACAGGTTAATGAAGTACTCAAGCTTTTTACAGCATCTAACGGCAGTTTTATAACAAGCGATACCCACAGGATCATCCGTAACAGGCAATGGCTGATTATAGCGCCGGTACAAAATGAAATTGCCGCAAATATTGTGATAGGGCAATTAACCGGCCCCATACATTTTGAGCATGGGGTACTGCTTTTCGGGCAGGTAACAAAACCACAGTCAGTAACACAAACAACAGCACTTGCGGTAAATGTAGATGCGGCTTTGCTAAAGTTGCCGCTGTTACTGCGTAAGTGGAAGCAGGGCGATTATTTTTACCCGCTTGGCATGCAGAAAAAGAAAAAATTGGGTAAGTTTTTTATAGATAATAAATTGTCAAAAACAGAAAAAGAAAAAGTGTGGGTGATTGAATCTGATAAACGGATTGTCTGGGTTATCGGTTACAGGATAGATGACCGCTTTAAAATTACCACGCACACCAAAACCGCTGTTTCTATTGCTTTTGAGCCCCGGACCTGA
- the trxB gene encoding thioredoxin-disulfide reductase, producing MENGVTEKVHCLIIGSGPAGYTAAIYAARANMKPVLYQGIQPGGQLTITTEVENYPGYPEGIQGPEMMVDFEKQALRMGTDVRYGLATAVDFSGPVHKVQIDEGKWIEADAVIISTGASAKWLGLESEQRLNGYGVSACAVCDGFFFRGKEVAIVGAGDTACEEALYLSKLASTVHMIVRKDENGMKASKIMQDRVKATPNIKIYWNNDTLEIVGETKTEAVRIKNNVTGVEQTVPVSAFFVAIGHEPNSGIFKSFLDMDEAGYIKTVPGTSKTNVEGVFAAGDVQDKIYRQAVTAAGSGCMAALDAERYLSAKGLV from the coding sequence ATGGAAAACGGCGTTACAGAAAAAGTACATTGTTTAATTATAGGTTCCGGCCCGGCTGGTTATACTGCTGCTATTTATGCAGCACGTGCCAATATGAAGCCGGTGTTGTACCAGGGTATTCAACCCGGTGGCCAGCTTACTATTACAACAGAGGTTGAAAATTATCCCGGCTACCCTGAAGGAATACAGGGCCCTGAAATGATGGTAGATTTTGAAAAGCAGGCACTGCGCATGGGCACAGATGTACGTTATGGCCTGGCTACAGCGGTAGACTTTAGCGGCCCGGTACATAAAGTACAGATAGATGAAGGCAAATGGATAGAAGCAGATGCAGTAATTATTTCAACAGGTGCATCAGCCAAATGGCTGGGGCTTGAAAGCGAACAACGCCTCAACGGTTATGGTGTTAGCGCATGCGCAGTATGCGATGGGTTTTTCTTTCGTGGTAAAGAAGTGGCCATTGTAGGTGCCGGTGATACGGCGTGTGAAGAAGCGTTATACCTGTCCAAACTGGCAAGCACCGTGCACATGATCGTTAGAAAAGACGAAAATGGTATGAAAGCCAGTAAGATCATGCAGGACAGGGTAAAGGCCACACCCAACATCAAAATATACTGGAACAACGATACCCTGGAGATTGTTGGTGAAACGAAAACAGAAGCTGTGCGTATCAAAAATAACGTTACCGGTGTGGAGCAAACGGTCCCGGTAAGCGCATTTTTTGTGGCCATTGGCCATGAGCCCAACAGCGGTATTTTTAAATCATTTCTCGACATGGATGAAGCCGGTTATATAAAAACAGTGCCCGGCACTTCTAAAACAAATGTAGAAGGTGTATTTGCAGCAGGTGATGTACAGGATAAAATTTACCGCCAGGCTGTAACGGCAGCAGGTAGCGGTTGTATGGCAGCGTTGGATGCAGAAAGATATTTAAGCGCAAAAGGATTGGTGTAG
- the cysK gene encoding cysteine synthase A: MKANNILETIGNTPHVRVNKLYPSNIEVWSKLEKANPGGSIKDRIALSMIEDAEQKGLLKKDSVIIEPTSGNTGIGLAIVAAVKGYKLVLVMPESMSVERRRLMSVYGATFELTPREKGMKGAIEKAKELVASTPDAWMPQQFDNVANIDVHVKTTAQEILADFPEGFDYLITGVGTGGHITGVGETLKKQFPNLKVFAVEPELSPVLSGGAPGPHPIQGIGAGFVPNNLHSSVLDGVIQVSKDEAFLYAQRAAKEEGIFQGISSGATMAALAKKLPEIPAGSKVLIFNYDTGERYLSIDGLFA, from the coding sequence ATGAAAGCGAACAATATTTTAGAAACGATCGGCAATACGCCGCACGTACGTGTAAACAAACTCTATCCATCAAATATTGAAGTGTGGAGCAAGCTTGAGAAAGCAAACCCGGGCGGTAGCATCAAAGACCGCATTGCGTTGTCTATGATTGAAGATGCAGAACAAAAAGGGCTGCTGAAAAAAGACAGTGTGATCATAGAGCCCACCTCCGGCAACACAGGTATTGGCCTGGCAATAGTGGCAGCAGTGAAAGGCTATAAGCTTGTACTGGTAATGCCTGAAAGTATGAGCGTGGAGCGCAGGCGGCTAATGAGTGTATACGGTGCAACTTTTGAACTTACACCCCGCGAAAAAGGAATGAAAGGCGCTATAGAAAAAGCAAAAGAACTGGTGGCCTCTACGCCTGATGCATGGATGCCGCAGCAGTTTGATAATGTTGCCAATATTGATGTGCACGTAAAAACAACGGCACAGGAAATACTTGCAGATTTTCCTGAAGGGTTCGATTACCTCATTACCGGCGTTGGTACCGGTGGTCACATTACCGGCGTAGGAGAAACATTGAAAAAACAATTTCCTAACCTGAAAGTCTTCGCAGTAGAACCGGAGTTGTCGCCTGTTTTAAGCGGTGGCGCGCCTGGCCCGCATCCCATACAGGGCATTGGTGCAGGTTTTGTGCCAAACAATTTACACAGTTCTGTGTTAGATGGGGTAATACAGGTTAGTAAAGATGAAGCTTTCCTGTATGCACAACGTGCCGCAAAGGAAGAAGGAATTTTCCAGGGCATTTCAAGCGGCGCCACGATGGCCGCACTGGCTAAAAAATTGCCTGAAATACCTGCAGGCAGCAAGGTGCTGATATTTAATTACGACACAGGTGAAAGATATTTGAGTATTGATGGGCTCTTCGCGTAA
- a CDS encoding rhomboid family intramembrane serine protease, with translation MEVTITIMVITCIVSFVAFSDEAIKNKLIFYPPYITERNQWYRFLTHGLIHADIAHLAFNMISFYFFGRITEAAFKSIFEQTGALLYILMYLSALIVSELPSYNKHKNNYGYASLGASGAVSAVVFIGILLRPADGITIFPIPIPIPGFVFAPLFIIVSAYLDKKGNTNIGHSAHIWGALYGLAFMIVTCYFLSDYRPVSIFIEEVKNYINNF, from the coding sequence ATGGAAGTCACCATCACGATAATGGTTATTACCTGTATTGTTTCGTTTGTAGCTTTTTCTGATGAAGCTATAAAGAACAAACTCATTTTTTACCCGCCTTATATAACTGAACGCAACCAGTGGTATCGCTTCTTAACTCATGGTTTAATACATGCAGACATTGCACACCTGGCGTTTAACATGATCTCGTTTTACTTCTTTGGGCGCATTACAGAAGCTGCATTCAAAAGCATTTTTGAACAAACCGGTGCATTGTTGTACATACTCATGTATTTGTCAGCCTTAATTGTAAGTGAGCTGCCCAGCTATAACAAGCATAAGAATAATTATGGTTATGCAAGCCTTGGTGCATCCGGGGCTGTTTCTGCGGTTGTATTTATTGGCATATTGTTAAGACCGGCAGACGGCATTACCATATTCCCGATTCCAATCCCCATTCCGGGTTTTGTGTTCGCACCACTGTTTATCATTGTTTCCGCTTACCTTGACAAGAAGGGCAATACCAATATTGGCCACTCCGCACATATTTGGGGAGCACTTTACGGTCTTGCGTTTATGATTGTAACCTGTTACTTCCTCAGCGATTACAGGCCGGTATCTATTTTTATTGAAGAGGTTAAAAATTATATCAACAATTTTTAG
- a CDS encoding DUF4249 domain-containing protein, whose translation MKYYLVAAACFCMLLSCEKEIKININQQAPKLVVDASIENNGVPLVALSTSLNYFNTISPEELANSFVHDAVVTVGNGTQTVTLKEYSITDTSGFTLFYYSVDSSDFAQILIGELDKTYTLNVTTKDGETYSSTTTIPRLTKTVDSLFWKPVPFVEDTTLCALMLTVTDPPGLGNYVRYFTSVNNGRFLPGLNSVFDDQVVDGITVTLQFDAGWDKNSLEDPIQQESYGFVHRGDTVTLKYCNIDRATYLFWNTWEFAWQSNGNPFSTPGKVLGNISNGALGGFSGYAVQYKTLIIPK comes from the coding sequence ATGAAGTATTACCTCGTTGCGGCAGCCTGTTTTTGTATGCTGCTTTCCTGTGAAAAAGAGATAAAGATCAACATCAATCAACAGGCACCTAAACTGGTGGTGGATGCAAGCATTGAGAACAATGGTGTACCGTTGGTCGCACTTTCTACTTCACTCAACTATTTCAATACGATTTCACCGGAAGAACTGGCAAATTCTTTTGTGCACGATGCAGTAGTTACCGTTGGTAATGGTACCCAAACGGTAACGCTGAAAGAGTATAGCATTACAGATACCAGCGGGTTCACGCTCTTTTATTATTCTGTCGACAGCAGCGATTTCGCTCAAATATTGATTGGCGAGCTGGACAAAACGTATACGCTCAATGTTACCACCAAAGACGGAGAAACATACAGCTCCACCACTACTATTCCAAGGCTTACAAAAACGGTTGACTCCTTATTCTGGAAGCCCGTTCCTTTTGTAGAAGACACTACTTTGTGTGCTTTAATGCTTACGGTAACCGACCCGCCGGGCCTAGGCAATTATGTACGCTATTTTACAAGTGTAAATAATGGTCGTTTTCTGCCAGGTCTTAATTCTGTTTTTGATGACCAGGTGGTAGATGGCATAACCGTTACCCTGCAGTTTGATGCGGGCTGGGATAAAAACAGTCTCGAAGACCCCATTCAGCAGGAGAGTTATGGCTTTGTACACAGGGGAGATACTGTAACACTCAAATACTGCAATATAGACCGCGCTACCTATCTTTTCTGGAACACCTGGGAGTTTGCGTGGCAAAGCAATGGCAACCCGTTTTCTACACCGGGCAAAGTATTGGGAAACATCAGTAACGGTGCACTGGGTGGCTTCAGCGGTTATGCGGTGCAGTACAAAACGCTCATTATCCCCAAGTAA
- the dprA gene encoding DNA-processing protein DprA, with protein MCHDTLYQVALTMVPNIGAVQAKALIEHFGSAEAVFKASASKLGKVDLIGEVRAAAVKNFTQFNLAEDELLFIEKYKIQTFFIKDKDYPQRLLKCIDAPVLLYYRGNADLNHAKIISIIGTRTSTDYGKQVTEKLVEDLREQHVLVLSGLAFGIDAIAHRAALANGLPTIGVLAHGLDNIYPPQHKALAKDMMLQGGLLTEFTRYTKADRHNFPRRNRIVAGMADATIVVETAIKGGSMITAELAHNYGRDVFACPGRIIDAKSAGCNYLIKNNHATLLTDAQQFAEKMGWQKKNNTRKVQKELFIELSADEQTIVNLLSGNPGMHIDELLLKSNLSTSAIAAGILSLELQNVVISMPGKMYRLA; from the coding sequence ATGTGTCATGACACACTTTACCAGGTTGCTCTTACCATGGTTCCAAATATTGGTGCTGTTCAGGCAAAAGCGCTTATAGAGCATTTTGGCAGCGCAGAAGCTGTTTTTAAAGCCTCCGCTTCAAAACTGGGAAAGGTAGATTTGATTGGCGAAGTCAGGGCTGCCGCAGTAAAAAACTTTACTCAATTCAACCTGGCAGAAGATGAGTTGCTGTTCATTGAAAAATATAAAATACAAACTTTTTTCATAAAAGACAAAGATTACCCGCAGCGCTTGCTTAAGTGTATTGATGCGCCGGTCCTGCTTTATTACCGTGGAAATGCAGATCTTAATCATGCTAAAATCATCAGTATTATCGGCACCAGAACGAGCACAGACTATGGCAAACAGGTAACAGAAAAACTGGTGGAAGACCTTCGGGAACAGCATGTTTTAGTACTTAGCGGCCTGGCTTTTGGTATAGATGCTATTGCGCACAGGGCGGCACTTGCAAACGGGTTACCAACAATTGGTGTGCTGGCACACGGCCTTGACAATATTTACCCTCCGCAGCATAAAGCACTTGCAAAAGATATGATGTTGCAGGGCGGCTTGTTAACTGAATTCACCAGGTATACAAAGGCAGACCGGCATAATTTCCCAAGGCGCAATCGCATTGTAGCAGGCATGGCAGATGCAACTATTGTTGTTGAAACCGCCATCAAAGGCGGCAGCATGATAACGGCGGAACTGGCACATAACTATGGACGCGATGTCTTTGCCTGCCCGGGCAGAATTATTGATGCAAAAAGCGCGGGTTGCAACTATCTGATTAAAAATAACCACGCCACTTTATTAACAGATGCCCAACAGTTCGCTGAAAAAATGGGTTGGCAGAAAAAAAACAATACACGTAAAGTACAAAAAGAATTATTTATAGAATTATCTGCTGACGAGCAAACGATTGTAAATCTGCTGTCCGGCAATCCGGGTATGCATATAGACGAGTTGTTGCTGAAAAGTAACCTCAGCACCAGCGCAATAGCAGCAGGTATACTTAGCCTGGAACTTCAAAACGTTGTAATAAGCATGCCGGGTAAAATGTACAGGCTTGCCTAA